The Methylobacterium currus genome contains a region encoding:
- a CDS encoding RibD family protein has product MRTPNRPKIICHMVTSIDGRLHPSRFTVPAAGIDAARLRRHYEEVTEGFGADGWMVGRRTMQEIVRAEPRSASGPGIAGREPFLGDRRGRPLAVALDPHGRVNYPTDDIHGDHAVAVLAESVSDSDLATLREAGVSYLFAGPDGRDLGLAMETLGTLFQARTMLLEGGAGINGAFLKQGLIDEFSVLIQPAVDGLAGVQSIVDYAGAPDERPGAGQALRHTHTETLEGGMVWLRYAVEPAPGEG; this is encoded by the coding sequence ATGCGCACTCCCAACCGTCCCAAGATCATCTGCCACATGGTCACCTCCATCGATGGGCGGCTGCATCCCAGCCGCTTCACGGTCCCGGCCGCCGGCATCGACGCGGCGCGGCTGAGGCGGCACTACGAGGAGGTGACGGAGGGCTTTGGGGCCGATGGCTGGATGGTCGGACGCCGGACCATGCAGGAGATCGTGCGGGCCGAGCCGCGCTCAGCCTCGGGCCCCGGCATCGCGGGGCGCGAGCCGTTCCTCGGCGACCGCCGGGGCCGCCCCCTCGCCGTCGCCCTCGATCCGCACGGCCGGGTGAACTACCCGACCGACGACATCCACGGCGACCACGCCGTCGCGGTGCTGGCGGAGTCCGTGTCCGATTCCGACCTCGCCACCCTGCGGGAGGCCGGGGTGTCCTATCTCTTCGCCGGGCCGGACGGGCGCGATCTCGGCCTTGCCATGGAGACCCTGGGCACGCTGTTCCAGGCGAGGACGATGCTGCTCGAAGGGGGCGCGGGCATCAACGGCGCCTTCCTGAAGCAGGGGCTGATCGACGAGTTCAGCGTGCTGATCCAGCCGGCGGTCGACGGGCTGGCCGGCGTGCAGAGCATCGTCGACTATGCGGGCGCGCCGGACGAGCGGCCGGGCGCGGGCCAGGCCCTGCGGCACACCCACACCGAGACCCTGGAAGGTGGGATGGTGTGGCTGCGCTACGCGGTGGAGCCGGCGCCGGGCGAAGGGTGA
- a CDS encoding MFS transporter, protein MPATRQFHLLTLHCTAAQAATSLAGGFVGAYLMKIGLGLPAALCVYAAILAARFGLRLAVLPLVRRIGLRRALLVGIAVNALQFWPLGQAGDLRWLIAWIGIVALSEALYWPILHAASAVTAAGETRGRQIAARQAATGLIAVVAPLLGGFILTRFGPAADFGLAGAILLLSALPVMRMRAIEAGPVPTLRASFRDADRRGMATFAADGWMAAGLSLAWPMVLFTTLGSRYEAFAWSGSLAALAGIVAGLACGAAIDRGRRGASLVAVAAALAAAFALRTGLSWLPGAAHLANAAGAAANGLYIPVIMSAIYERSKRSGAAYRFHLGAETGWDLGAIGGCLAGAATASLAAAPSLAMLPASLGLVAMVACVRDRQEQGMMPEEAVPA, encoded by the coding sequence GTGCCCGCCACCCGTCAGTTCCACCTGCTCACCCTCCACTGCACGGCGGCGCAGGCCGCCACATCCCTCGCCGGCGGCTTCGTCGGCGCCTACCTGATGAAGATCGGGCTCGGGCTGCCGGCGGCGCTCTGCGTCTACGCCGCGATCCTGGCGGCCCGGTTCGGCTTACGCCTCGCCGTGCTGCCGCTGGTGCGGCGCATCGGCCTGCGGCGCGCCCTGCTCGTCGGCATCGCCGTCAACGCGCTGCAATTCTGGCCCCTGGGCCAGGCCGGGGACCTGCGCTGGCTGATCGCCTGGATCGGCATCGTCGCCCTGTCGGAAGCGCTCTACTGGCCGATCCTGCACGCGGCCTCCGCCGTCACCGCCGCCGGCGAGACCCGCGGCCGGCAGATTGCCGCCCGCCAGGCCGCGACCGGGCTGATCGCCGTGGTGGCGCCGCTCCTCGGCGGCTTCATCCTGACCCGCTTCGGGCCGGCGGCGGATTTCGGCCTCGCCGGCGCGATTCTGCTCCTGTCGGCCCTGCCGGTCATGCGGATGCGGGCGATCGAGGCCGGGCCGGTCCCGACCCTCAGGGCCTCGTTCCGCGATGCCGACCGGCGCGGAATGGCGACCTTCGCGGCCGATGGCTGGATGGCCGCGGGCCTGAGCCTCGCCTGGCCGATGGTGCTCTTCACCACGCTCGGCTCGCGTTACGAGGCCTTCGCCTGGTCGGGCTCGCTGGCGGCGCTTGCCGGCATCGTCGCCGGCCTCGCCTGCGGCGCGGCGATCGACCGGGGCCGGCGCGGTGCCTCCCTTGTTGCAGTGGCGGCGGCGCTCGCCGCGGCGTTCGCCTTGCGCACCGGCCTGTCCTGGCTGCCGGGGGCGGCCCATCTCGCCAATGCGGCGGGCGCGGCGGCCAACGGCCTCTACATCCCGGTCATCATGAGCGCGATCTACGAGCGCTCGAAGCGCTCCGGCGCCGCCTACCGGTTCCATCTCGGGGCCGAGACGGGCTGGGATCTCGGCGCCATCGGCGGCTGCCTGGCGGGCGCCGCCACGGCCTCCCTCGCCGCCGCCCCGTCCCTGGCGATGCTGCCGGCCTCCCTCGGCCTCGTGGCGATGGTCGCCTGCGTGCGCGACCGGCAGGAGCAGGGGATGATGCCGGAAGAGGCGGTGCCGGCCTGA
- a CDS encoding AEC family transporter, translated as MQAVLNAALPIFALILAGFLSGRTALFGPAAADSLNRFAIYLALPALMFGAMAKITPDQVAQVGFAAAFAGGIAAAFAAAFLLGLGRGLRGAQACIEGLDAGYSNVGFMGIPLCLLVFGPASLPAAVIATLFTACVLFLFAIVLIELDLQKGAGSGTARKVVLALVRNPLLIAPLAGLSVGLAGLPVPGPIERFAALLGGAASPCALVCIGLFLAQERVGLSDSRPMAALVVLKLVLQPAVTALLVYKVFAVPDLWARAAVLLSALPIGSGPFTLAKLYGLEAGVTSGAILLSHVASVVTVSLLVAWLA; from the coding sequence ATGCAGGCCGTCCTCAACGCCGCCCTTCCGATCTTCGCGCTGATCCTGGCGGGCTTCCTGTCCGGACGCACCGCCCTGTTCGGGCCGGCCGCCGCCGACAGCCTGAACAGGTTCGCGATCTACCTCGCCCTGCCGGCACTGATGTTCGGCGCGATGGCGAAGATCACGCCGGACCAGGTCGCCCAGGTCGGGTTCGCGGCGGCCTTCGCGGGCGGCATCGCGGCGGCCTTCGCGGCGGCGTTCCTGCTCGGGCTCGGACGGGGCCTGCGCGGGGCCCAGGCCTGCATCGAGGGGCTGGATGCCGGCTACAGCAATGTCGGCTTCATGGGCATCCCGCTCTGCCTCCTGGTCTTCGGGCCCGCGAGCCTGCCGGCCGCGGTGATCGCGACCCTGTTCACCGCCTGCGTGCTGTTCCTGTTCGCGATCGTCCTGATCGAGCTCGACCTTCAGAAGGGCGCGGGGTCCGGCACCGCCCGCAAGGTGGTGCTGGCCCTGGTGCGCAACCCGCTCCTGATCGCGCCCCTCGCCGGCCTGTCGGTCGGGCTCGCCGGCTTGCCGGTGCCGGGCCCGATCGAGCGCTTCGCCGCGCTCCTCGGCGGCGCGGCCTCGCCCTGCGCCCTCGTCTGCATCGGGCTGTTCCTGGCGCAGGAGCGCGTGGGGCTCTCGGACAGCCGGCCGATGGCGGCGCTCGTCGTCCTCAAGCTGGTGCTGCAGCCGGCGGTGACCGCTCTCCTCGTCTACAAGGTCTTCGCGGTGCCGGACCTGTGGGCGCGGGCGGCGGTGCTGCTCAGCGCCCTGCCGATCGGCTCGGGACCGTTCACCCTGGCCAAGCTCTACGGGCTCGAGGCCGGCGTGACCTCGGGCGCGATCCTCCTCTCGCACGTCGCCTCGGTGGTCACCGTCTCGCTGCTGGTCGCCTGGCTCGCCTGA
- a CDS encoding invasion associated locus B family protein, whose amino-acid sequence MPGRRGRSAALVAALLLLIPGSAAAQLRGSLGEAGPEMAPVATGSVAPAGRELGQPPGFAIKPVAGAPAKPGLRRVIETFGGWTLICDEERGRRICNASQSIVAAGGHLAFSWSLAATRGGEPVFILRAPVTEFPAHTVTLGFGQSETVIRLPTCDAALCVGFLPLDAAIVRQIKSRAGVTIRYRVREGAAPVTIAASLDGLGAAIGSIR is encoded by the coding sequence ATGCCGGGCCGCCGCGGCAGGTCGGCCGCCCTCGTCGCGGCCCTCCTCCTGCTCATCCCTGGCTCGGCCGCGGCGCAGCTGCGCGGCAGCCTCGGGGAGGCGGGACCGGAGATGGCGCCGGTGGCGACTGGGTCCGTGGCGCCGGCTGGCCGAGAGCTCGGGCAGCCTCCCGGCTTCGCGATCAAGCCGGTCGCCGGAGCGCCGGCCAAGCCCGGCCTGCGGCGGGTGATCGAGACCTTCGGCGGCTGGACGCTGATCTGCGACGAGGAAAGAGGCCGCCGGATCTGCAACGCGTCGCAATCGATCGTGGCCGCTGGCGGACACCTGGCCTTCAGCTGGTCCCTCGCCGCGACCCGTGGCGGCGAGCCGGTCTTCATCCTGCGAGCCCCAGTCACCGAATTCCCCGCTCATACGGTGACGCTGGGATTCGGGCAGAGCGAGACGGTGATCCGCCTGCCGACCTGCGACGCCGCGCTCTGCGTCGGCTTCCTGCCCCTCGACGCCGCGATCGTGCGTCAGATCAAGAGCCGCGCCGGCGTGACCATCCGTTACCGCGTGCGGGAGGGGGCCGCCCCGGTCACGATCGCCGCCTCGCTCGACGGGCTCGGGGCGGCCATCGGCAGCATCCGCTGA
- a CDS encoding YadA-like family protein: MVVECRPIERKPRLCVRETIRLYKTVAFADRTGAARTLAGVGAGRVAAGSQEGVNGGQLHGVTASLATALGGGAGIAADGTLTAPRFTVQGSTYGSVGGALGGLDAAVTNLNTSGSRYVAVNSTGAAAQAKGADTLAAGPGAVANADRGVALGAGSVAARGGLNGGAEAFSGVAVASNQGAVSVGDAGAERQVINVAGGTKATDAANLRQLRAVGGNLAGALGGGAGFSGDGTFTAPSYTVAGQPYASVGAALGAVEAFGIRYDVDPATGGRGQSMTLAGGDPNQPVLVRNVAGGVLPTDAANVGQVTQAAAQARADANAYTDRSVAAASAAANAYTDTAVAPLQRRMTAFGSQLADLNRQVGEVRGEARRAAAIGLAAAALRFDDRPGKLSVAAGGGAWRGETAASFGLGYTLPDGWARVNATGVAAGRDFGVGAGASFTLN; the protein is encoded by the coding sequence ATGGTCGTCGAGTGTCGCCCCATCGAGAGGAAACCTCGTCTCTGCGTAAGAGAGACGATTCGGCTCTACAAGACGGTCGCCTTCGCCGACCGGACCGGCGCGGCCCGCACGCTCGCGGGCGTCGGCGCCGGCCGGGTCGCCGCGGGCAGCCAGGAGGGCGTCAATGGCGGTCAGCTCCACGGCGTGACCGCCTCGCTCGCCACGGCCCTCGGGGGAGGCGCAGGGATCGCCGCCGACGGGACGCTGACGGCACCGCGCTTCACCGTGCAGGGCAGCACCTACGGCTCGGTGGGCGGTGCCCTCGGGGGGCTCGACGCCGCGGTGACCAATCTCAACACCAGTGGCAGCCGCTACGTGGCCGTCAACAGCACCGGCGCGGCCGCGCAGGCGAAGGGCGCCGACACGCTGGCGGCCGGCCCCGGCGCGGTGGCGAACGCCGACCGCGGCGTGGCGCTCGGCGCCGGATCGGTCGCGGCCCGCGGCGGCCTGAACGGCGGCGCCGAGGCGTTCTCCGGCGTCGCGGTCGCCTCGAACCAGGGCGCGGTCTCGGTCGGCGACGCCGGTGCCGAGCGGCAGGTCATCAACGTGGCCGGCGGCACCAAGGCCACCGACGCGGCCAACCTGCGCCAGCTGCGCGCGGTCGGCGGCAACCTCGCCGGAGCGCTCGGCGGTGGCGCGGGCTTCTCCGGCGACGGCACCTTCACGGCCCCGTCCTACACGGTCGCCGGGCAGCCATACGCCAGCGTCGGCGCGGCCCTCGGCGCCGTCGAGGCCTTCGGCATCCGCTACGACGTCGACCCGGCAACCGGCGGGCGCGGCCAGTCGATGACCCTGGCGGGCGGCGACCCGAACCAGCCGGTGCTGGTCCGCAACGTCGCCGGGGGCGTCCTGCCGACCGACGCGGCGAATGTCGGCCAGGTGACCCAGGCCGCCGCCCAGGCGCGGGCCGACGCCAACGCCTATACCGACCGCAGCGTCGCCGCCGCCTCGGCCGCGGCAAACGCCTATACCGACACCGCGGTGGCGCCGCTGCAGCGTCGGATGACCGCCTTCGGCAGCCAGCTCGCGGACCTGAACCGCCAGGTCGGCGAGGTGCGCGGCGAGGCCCGGCGCGCCGCGGCGATCGGGCTCGCCGCCGCGGCCCTGCGCTTCGACGACCGGCCCGGCAAGCTCAGCGTCGCGGCAGGCGGCGGCGCCTGGCGCGGCGAGACCGCGGCCTCCTTCGGCCTCGGCTACACCCTGCCGGACGGCTGGGCGCGGGTGAACGCCACCGGCGTCGCCGCCGGCCGCGACTTCGGCGTCGGCGCCGGCGCGAGCTTCACGCTGAACTGA
- a CDS encoding adenylosuccinate synthase: MAFKAKSAAETKAAELAAILIRIADREGAPVQVGVETLRRASPRLTPLAIGQMFRRHRDELEAALSERGYTLVDYADQGPGRGMEFEIGPA, translated from the coding sequence ATGGCCTTCAAGGCGAAATCCGCGGCCGAGACCAAGGCAGCAGAACTGGCCGCGATCCTGATCCGGATCGCCGACCGGGAGGGCGCGCCGGTCCAGGTCGGCGTCGAGACCTTGCGGCGCGCGAGCCCGCGCCTGACGCCGCTGGCGATCGGGCAGATGTTCCGCCGGCACCGCGACGAGCTGGAAGCGGCGCTGTCGGAGCGCGGCTACACGCTCGTCGATTACGCCGACCAGGGCCCCGGACGCGGGATGGAATTCGAGATCGGGCCGGCCTGA